Proteins encoded in a region of the Limanda limanda chromosome 17, fLimLim1.1, whole genome shotgun sequence genome:
- the LOC133022834 gene encoding odorant receptor 131-2-like yields the protein MLVWLTLTVINSSMVHTFLRHSLFYENPRYIMFICMVINDALQLTLVTALYVASYIFRKIHASVCCLLIMTAVLTTRFTPLILAGMAVERYISICFPLHYSHMCTVPRTLLLICVIFVLTATPPVTDLLVTLVKEPPSFFQTTVFCDHSLLFRDRSIYYKNCVFDGTYLSCVALTLLFTYCKIMLTARAASTGLASVTRARNTVLLHGVQLLLCMLAFVVPSLQAALISLFPRLSLEIRYIFFLLVYIIPRFLSPIIYGFRDELFRKYWTRALACRGSIVRVRPLVQKVNVKVK from the exons ATGTTGGTGTGGCTGACCCTCACTGTCATCAACAGCAGCATGGTGCACACCTTCCTCCGACACAG CCTCTTCTATGAGAACCCTCGATACATCATGTTCATCTGCATGGTGATAAACGACGCTCTGCAACTGACCCTGGTCACAGCTCTGTACGTAGCCAGTTACATCTTCAGGAAGATCCAcgcctctgtctgctgcctcCTG atcaTGACAGCGGTCCTCACCACCCGCTTCACCCCTCTAATCCTGGCTGGCATGGCGGTGGAGCGATACATATCCATCTGCTTCCCTCTGCACTACAGCCACATGTGCACCGTGCCTCGCACCCTCCTACTCATCTGCGTCATCTTCGTCCTCACCGCCACCCCGCCTGTCACCGACCTCCTCGTCACCCTCGTCAAGGAGCCCCCCAGTTTCTTCCAAACCACCGTTTTCTGCGACCACTCCCTTCTTTTCCGCGACCGCTCCATCTACTACAAGAACTGCGTGTTTGACGGGACGTACCTGTCGTGCGTGGCTCTGACGCTGCTCTTCACCTACTGTAAGATCATGCTGACGGCCAGAGCGGCCTCCACGGGCCTGGCCTCGGTGACGAGAGCCAGGAACACCGTGCTGCTCCACGGGGTCCAG ctgctgctgtgcatgCTCGCCTTCGTGGTTCCCTCCCTGCAGGCGGCGCTCATCTCCCTCTTCCCTCGGCTCAGCCTGGAGATTCGTTACATCTTCTTCCTGCTCGTGTACATCATCCCTCGCTTCCTGAGCCCCATCATCTACGGTTTCAGGGACGAGCTGTTCAGGAAGTACTGGACCCGGGCCCTGGCTTGTCGAGGCAGTATCGTCAGGGTCAGGCCCCTGGTGCAGAAGGTCAACGTTAAGGTCAAATAA
- the LOC133022835 gene encoding odorant receptor 131-2-like: protein MVINDAIQLTVTVTLFVSSYIFYKINVSLCCLLLLLAVFTTRSTPVNLASMAIERYIAICKPLRHSQICTVRRTYMVIGVIWFLCAAPDITDLFVILATESLSFFHGSVSCLRQNLFKDPILVHKRHAFDIIYFSLVFLTLIFTYFRILFAARAVATEKMSAQRARNTILLHGLQLSMCLLSYISPSVQLLLNLIFPGQIREIRFANYLIVYILPRFLSPIIYGVRDKKFRKYFKMYLLSNRCREKLKKVTPQH from the coding sequence ATGGTGATAAACGACGCCATCCAGCTGACCGTCACCGTCACACTTTTTGTTTCAAGTTACATCTTCTACAAGATCAACGTCTCTTTATGCTGCCTCCTCTTGCTGCTGGCCGTTTTCACCACCAGGAGCACCCCGGTCAACTTAGCTAGCATGGCCATTGAGCGCTACATTGCCATTTGCAAACCTTTGCGCCACTCGCAAATCTGCACAGTGAGAAGAACGTACATGGTCATCGGGGTGATTTGGTTTCTGTGCGCGGCTCCAGATATCACAGATCTGTTTGTGATTCTGGCCACTGAATCCCTGAGCTTCTTTCATGGGTCGGTGTCGTGTTTACGCCAGAACCTGTTCAAAGACCCGATCCTTGTGCATAAAAGACATGCGTTTGACATCATCTATTTCTCCCTTGTGTTTCTGACTCTTATCTTCACCTACTTCCGAATACTTTTTGCAGCGAGAGCCGTGGCCACAGAGAAGATGTCGGCGCAGAGAGCCAGGAACACCATCCTGCTCCACGGCCTCCAGCTGTCCATGTGCCTGCTCTCCTACATTTCCCCCAGTGTGCAGCTTCTTCTGAATCTCATCTTCCCCGGTCAAATCCGGGAGATCAGATTTGCAAACTATCTCATCGTCTACATCCTGCCGCGTTTCCTGAGCCCAATCATTTACGGCGTGAGAGACAAAAAGTTCAGGAAGTACTTCAAGATGTACCTTTTGAGCAACAGGTGCCGGGAGAAGCTGAAGAAAGTGACACCACAGCACTAA